A window of the Lolium perenne isolate Kyuss_39 chromosome 7, Kyuss_2.0, whole genome shotgun sequence genome harbors these coding sequences:
- the LOC127314856 gene encoding meiotic recombination protein SPO11-2 isoform X2 has translation MAETDVAAASLFGADRRLCSADVLSPPEIARKSANCSLRSSLLSDVSSVYLSYAFCKRSLMRENDARAFVRVWKVMEMCYKILGEGKLVTQRELFYKLLSDSPNYFSCQRHVNQSIQDVVSLLRCTRQSLGIMASSRGALIGRLVLHEPEEERIDCSILGPSGHAITGDLNELGKLNLHSDARYLIVVEKDAIFQRLAEDRLYNQLPCIIITAKGYPDIATRFILHRLSQTFPNMPIFALVDWNPAGLAILCTYKYGSISMGLESYRYACNVKWLGLRGDDLQLIPQSAFQELKPRDLQIAKSLLSSKFLQEKHRAELTLMVDTGKRAEIEALYCHGFDFLGKYIAKKIVQGDYI, from the exons ATGGCGGAGACGGACGTGGCGGCCGCGTCGCTCTTCGGTGCCGACCGCCGTCTCTGCTCCGCCGACGTCCTCTCTCCCCCCGAG ATTGCCCGGAAGTCTGCCAACTGCAGCCTGCGCAGCAGCTTGCTGAGTGACGTTTCGTCAGTTTATCTGTCCTACGCCTTCTGCAAGAGATCACTGATGAGGGAAAATGATGCCAGGGCATTTGTGAGAG TATGGAAGGTCATGGAGATGTGCTACAAGATCTTGGGCGAGGGGAAGCTAGTCACCCAAAGGGAGTTGTTCTACAAGCTTCTATCTGACTCGCCCAACTACTTCAGTTGCCAGCGTCATGTCAACCAAAGCATTCAAG ATGTTGTTTCATTGCTCCGTTGCACGAGGCAGAGCTTAGGAATCATGGCGTCAAGTAGAGGGGCACTGATTGGACGGCTTGTGTTGCAT GAGCCGGAGGAGGAACGCATTGACTGTTCCATTCTTGGACCTTCTGGGCATGCCATTACCGGAGACCTAAACGAACTGGGAAAATTAAATTTGCATTCGGATGCCCGATATCTCATTGTAGTGGAGAAG GATGCCATATTTCAGAGGCTGGCTGAAGACCGCTTATATAATCAGCTTCCATGTATCATCATCACCGCAAAAGGATATCCTGACATCGCCACAAG GTTCATCTTGCATCGACTGAGCCAGACTTTTCCAAATATGCCAATTTTTGCATTAGTGGACTG GAACCCTGCAGGGCTTGCCATACTGTGCACATACAAATACGGAAGCATATCAATGGGGTTGGAATCGTACAGATATG CTTGCAATGTAAAATGGCTTGGCCTACGAGGAGATGATCTGCAACTTATCCCTCAGAGTGCGTTCCAAGAGCTGAAGCCTCGTGATTTGCAGATCGCCAAAAGCTTACTGTCCTCTAAGTTTTTGCAG GAGAAGCACAGGGCGGAGCTGACACTGATGGTTGACACTGGCAAGCGTGCCGAGATCGAAGCTCTCTATTGCCACGGATTCGATTTCCTGGGGAAGTACATCGCTAAGAAGATTGTGCAGGGCGATTACATTTGA
- the LOC127314856 gene encoding meiotic recombination protein SPO11-2 isoform X1, translated as MAETDVAAASLFGADRRLCSADVLSPPEVRARIEVAVLNFLAALSSPSSPSISILPLIARKSANCSLRSSLLSDVSSVYLSYAFCKRSLMRENDARAFVRVWKVMEMCYKILGEGKLVTQRELFYKLLSDSPNYFSCQRHVNQSIQDVVSLLRCTRQSLGIMASSRGALIGRLVLHEPEEERIDCSILGPSGHAITGDLNELGKLNLHSDARYLIVVEKDAIFQRLAEDRLYNQLPCIIITAKGYPDIATRFILHRLSQTFPNMPIFALVDWNPAGLAILCTYKYGSISMGLESYRYACNVKWLGLRGDDLQLIPQSAFQELKPRDLQIAKSLLSSKFLQEKHRAELTLMVDTGKRAEIEALYCHGFDFLGKYIAKKIVQGDYI; from the exons ATGGCGGAGACGGACGTGGCGGCCGCGTCGCTCTTCGGTGCCGACCGCCGTCTCTGCTCCGCCGACGTCCTCTCTCCCCCCGAG GTCAGGGCAAGGATCGAGGTGGCGGTGCTCAACTTCCTCGCCGCGCTGTCGTCTCCATCTTCTCCGTCCATCTCCATTCTCCCCCTG ATTGCCCGGAAGTCTGCCAACTGCAGCCTGCGCAGCAGCTTGCTGAGTGACGTTTCGTCAGTTTATCTGTCCTACGCCTTCTGCAAGAGATCACTGATGAGGGAAAATGATGCCAGGGCATTTGTGAGAG TATGGAAGGTCATGGAGATGTGCTACAAGATCTTGGGCGAGGGGAAGCTAGTCACCCAAAGGGAGTTGTTCTACAAGCTTCTATCTGACTCGCCCAACTACTTCAGTTGCCAGCGTCATGTCAACCAAAGCATTCAAG ATGTTGTTTCATTGCTCCGTTGCACGAGGCAGAGCTTAGGAATCATGGCGTCAAGTAGAGGGGCACTGATTGGACGGCTTGTGTTGCAT GAGCCGGAGGAGGAACGCATTGACTGTTCCATTCTTGGACCTTCTGGGCATGCCATTACCGGAGACCTAAACGAACTGGGAAAATTAAATTTGCATTCGGATGCCCGATATCTCATTGTAGTGGAGAAG GATGCCATATTTCAGAGGCTGGCTGAAGACCGCTTATATAATCAGCTTCCATGTATCATCATCACCGCAAAAGGATATCCTGACATCGCCACAAG GTTCATCTTGCATCGACTGAGCCAGACTTTTCCAAATATGCCAATTTTTGCATTAGTGGACTG GAACCCTGCAGGGCTTGCCATACTGTGCACATACAAATACGGAAGCATATCAATGGGGTTGGAATCGTACAGATATG CTTGCAATGTAAAATGGCTTGGCCTACGAGGAGATGATCTGCAACTTATCCCTCAGAGTGCGTTCCAAGAGCTGAAGCCTCGTGATTTGCAGATCGCCAAAAGCTTACTGTCCTCTAAGTTTTTGCAG GAGAAGCACAGGGCGGAGCTGACACTGATGGTTGACACTGGCAAGCGTGCCGAGATCGAAGCTCTCTATTGCCACGGATTCGATTTCCTGGGGAAGTACATCGCTAAGAAGATTGTGCAGGGCGATTACATTTGA